From a single Bacilli bacterium PM5-9 genomic region:
- a CDS encoding large subunit ribosomal protein L27 (product_source=KO:K02899; cath_funfam=2.40.50.100; cog=COG0211; ko=KO:K02899; pfam=PF01016; superfamily=110324; tigrfam=TIGR00062): MLRFSLDIQFFASKKGVGSTKNGRDSHSKRLGAKKADGQFTRAGSIIYRQRGTKIYPGTNVMKGGDDTLFATIDGTVKFERMGRDKKKVSVYPAE; this comes from the coding sequence ATGTTAAGATTTAGTTTAGATATTCAATTTTTCGCTTCTAAAAAGGGAGTTGGGTCAACAAAAAATGGTCGTGATTCTCATTCAAAAAGATTAGGAGCAAAAAAAGCTGATGGTCAATTTACTCGTGCAGGATCAATCATTTATCGTCAACGTGGAACAAAGATTTATCCAGGTACTAACGTAATGAAAGGTGGCGACGATACATTGTTTGCTACTATTGATGGTACAGTAAAATTTGAAAGAATGGGTAGAGATAAGAAGAAAGTA